One window of Mediterraneibacter gnavus ATCC 29149 genomic DNA carries:
- a CDS encoding radical SAM/SPASM domain-containing protein, with protein MYTLSLEIINKCNLNCTYCYLGEKKNTYMSLETAQKVIDIAVHEANKQHDRTLMVYFIGGEPLMAFNLIKDAVDYTKKKCQETNLICKFSTTINGTLVTDEIIDFFVENTFEVKVSLDGPEYVQNLNRRDYAGNGSFEKIMKNLPLLRKYEQETGNQISVASVVTSNNYQYYAESFQFLIDLGIKKLESGIDYYCSWSDEQIQGLREQIEKVFGLYKAYIQKNQEVIFWNLWEQYLKSFLIPCPFYACKAGLTTCYVTTDGGIYTCAELPEFKIGSVEVGLDVPRIREIIYLEDQEDTMCKECQYIRHCKTRGCQVANYEIHQNVYQPIKVNCEVTKWMYHLIQTNLTEKQLEKLKQEYERRYLRHGK; from the coding sequence ATGTATACATTGTCATTAGAGATTATAAATAAGTGCAATTTGAATTGTACTTACTGCTACCTGGGCGAGAAGAAAAATACATACATGAGTTTAGAAACGGCTCAAAAGGTAATCGATATTGCTGTGCATGAAGCAAATAAGCAGCATGATCGGACACTTATGGTTTACTTTATTGGAGGGGAACCTCTTATGGCATTTAATCTGATAAAAGATGCTGTAGATTATACGAAGAAAAAATGCCAGGAAACAAACTTAATATGCAAGTTCAGTACTACGATAAATGGAACGTTAGTTACAGATGAGATAATTGATTTTTTTGTGGAAAATACATTTGAGGTGAAGGTGAGTTTAGATGGTCCTGAGTATGTTCAGAATTTGAACAGGAGAGACTATGCAGGAAATGGAAGTTTTGAAAAAATCATGAAGAATCTTCCGTTATTGAGAAAATATGAGCAGGAAACAGGAAATCAGATTTCGGTAGCCAGTGTTGTGACAAGTAATAACTATCAATATTATGCAGAAAGTTTCCAGTTTTTGATTGATTTAGGAATTAAAAAATTAGAATCAGGAATTGATTATTATTGCTCCTGGAGTGATGAGCAGATACAGGGATTACGAGAGCAGATAGAGAAAGTATTTGGCTTATATAAAGCATATATACAAAAAAATCAAGAAGTAATCTTCTGGAATCTCTGGGAACAATATCTGAAATCATTCCTGATTCCATGTCCATTTTATGCATGTAAGGCGGGTTTGACAACTTGCTATGTAACAACGGATGGTGGGATTTATACTTGTGCGGAACTTCCAGAATTTAAAATCGGTTCTGTAGAAGTCGGGTTGGATGTTCCGAGGATTCGAGAGATTATTTACCTAGAGGATCAAGAGGATACAATGTGTAAAGAATGTCAATATATTAGACATTGTAAAACAAGAGGCTGTCAGGTGGCAAATTATGAAATTCACCAAAATGTATATCAACCTATAAAAGTGAATTGTGAAGTGACGAAGTGGATGTATCATCTGATTCAAACAAACTTAACTGAAAAACAGCTTGAAAAGCTGAAACAAGAATATGAAAGGAGATATTTACGTCATGGAAAGTAA
- a CDS encoding ABC transporter ATP-binding protein, translated as MKSKKKRPYLGFLKEYAFKKKLLPYYILTIAIIVLTAGVSLVRPELQGKVIDDLGNPHGTSLSAFMLLLAVFLGMLLLNYLMNYVQRYVVAVISEEIAADMRQKVEDKLSTVSVNFFEKIKLSDILLKVDKDVSAVKQCGITSIITLISNIVILVVVPPYMFSIHKGIAVSNIILLVSVPFISRILGKLIQETSSQVLEGYNSITSVLTNTYDNWFITRLFQCGQYVHDRYFEKNQKYKKETNRQNLLYILNTSTILVIQFIGTVIIWVVGAQEVFKGNMTIGTIMALMNYQTIIMNPIIGIAQFANEYHTAVVSLKDINGLLQYPDQKQGDRKKITTVNNISLEAMSFSYPESNKKVFDRLNLNFEKGTLYGVHGKSGQGKSTLFKIITGVYQPTEGKVVVNNTDLQELDINSYWENTGYVMQRTQFFNDTVRRNMGLLHTVSEEEMDMVAKCLDLYDEMHTLEMVWDTEIKIDPCNFSEGQMRRLDIMRNILKNSQILIFDEATANIDEKRRGRFYQLLHELSREKIIIFSTHNLEELREADIIVDLEKMHIRQVSEK; from the coding sequence ATGAAAAGTAAAAAAAAACGCCCATATCTTGGATTTTTAAAAGAGTATGCTTTTAAGAAAAAGCTACTACCTTATTACATTTTAACGATAGCGATAATTGTGTTAACAGCTGGGGTTTCTTTGGTGCGTCCAGAGCTGCAGGGAAAAGTGATAGATGATTTGGGAAATCCGCATGGTACCAGTTTATCTGCATTTATGCTTCTTCTGGCGGTGTTCCTGGGAATGTTACTTCTAAACTACCTTATGAATTATGTACAGCGTTATGTTGTGGCTGTCATATCGGAAGAGATAGCAGCAGATATGCGACAAAAGGTAGAAGATAAATTATCAACAGTAAGCGTAAATTTTTTTGAGAAGATAAAGCTAAGTGACATTTTGCTAAAAGTGGATAAAGATGTTTCAGCAGTGAAACAATGTGGAATCACAAGCATTATTACACTGATTTCTAACATTGTTATCCTGGTAGTGGTTCCTCCGTATATGTTTTCTATCCATAAGGGAATTGCCGTATCTAATATTATCTTACTTGTCAGCGTTCCTTTTATCAGCAGAATACTAGGAAAATTGATACAGGAAACCAGTAGTCAAGTTCTGGAAGGATACAATAGTATCACCAGTGTGCTGACAAATACCTATGATAATTGGTTTATTACAAGACTCTTTCAATGTGGGCAATATGTGCATGATAGGTACTTTGAGAAAAACCAGAAATATAAAAAAGAGACGAATCGCCAGAATTTATTGTACATATTGAATACATCTACGATACTTGTAATTCAGTTTATTGGAACAGTCATAATTTGGGTAGTAGGTGCACAAGAAGTATTTAAAGGGAATATGACCATAGGTACCATTATGGCATTGATGAATTACCAGACAATTATTATGAATCCTATTATTGGAATTGCACAATTTGCTAACGAGTACCATACAGCCGTAGTTTCCTTAAAGGATATCAATGGTCTGCTTCAGTATCCGGATCAGAAACAAGGAGACAGAAAGAAAATAACAACAGTTAACAACATTTCCTTAGAAGCGATGAGTTTTTCTTATCCAGAGTCAAATAAGAAGGTATTTGACCGCCTCAATTTGAATTTTGAAAAAGGCACTCTTTACGGTGTTCATGGGAAAAGTGGACAGGGTAAAAGCACTTTGTTCAAAATTATAACAGGTGTGTATCAGCCGACAGAGGGAAAAGTAGTTGTAAATAACACAGATTTACAGGAATTAGATATTAACAGCTATTGGGAAAATACAGGATATGTTATGCAGCGTACACAGTTCTTCAATGATACAGTAAGACGGAACATGGGATTACTACATACTGTTTCGGAGGAAGAAATGGATATGGTGGCAAAGTGCTTGGATTTGTATGATGAAATGCATACTTTAGAAATGGTATGGGATACCGAGATAAAGATAGATCCATGCAATTTCTCAGAGGGACAAATGCGACGTTTGGATATTATGAGGAATATTTTGAAAAATTCACAAATTCTGATTTTTGACGAAGCGACAGCAAATATTGATGAAAAGCGAAGAGGGCGTTTTTATCAATTATTGCATGAATTATCAAGGGAGAAAATTATTATTTTTTCTACGCATAATCTGGAAGAATTGCGAGAAGCGGATATTATCGTGGATTTGGAAAAGATGCATATAAGGCAGGTGAGTGAAAAGTGA
- a CDS encoding S8 family serine peptidase has translation MRIGVLDSNGSFDNPFFLDKKIVKIDCKWNGQEYSKDTFGFTHAEYVCSFILKENPEAEIVLVPIVRKNKKSTVLDMIEGIELLIEEQVDIINMSMGDEYKYHKEIEEVCRAAIEKGILIVAAYSNQKAEATYPASFPFVMGVRCLDMEKPVQVLQYDEKKNDVIFSCGLFFLYHLGIPVLHPGNSLACAVVTGYLSNYEKQYQQAILQFTLNTLNHYYPYQTLKQKQCYFLTNRIEEPLEQRFIREVTRTERCDTFESGMEKLRNKKTAEQYPVLFIDHNNYQEICEYKERIRIYAMEHPKTEIVLRYPLFNMVERLDFQKKTNRNLNQFTV, from the coding sequence GTGAGGATAGGTGTGTTGGATTCCAATGGATCTTTTGATAATCCTTTTTTTCTGGATAAGAAAATTGTAAAAATAGACTGCAAGTGGAATGGTCAGGAATACAGTAAAGATACCTTTGGATTTACCCATGCGGAATATGTCTGTTCTTTTATTTTAAAGGAAAACCCGGAAGCGGAAATTGTTCTGGTACCCATTGTGAGGAAGAACAAAAAGAGTACGGTTCTGGATATGATAGAAGGTATTGAATTACTGATAGAGGAACAGGTAGATATAATTAATATGAGTATGGGAGATGAGTACAAGTATCACAAAGAAATCGAGGAAGTGTGTAGGGCAGCTATAGAAAAGGGGATTTTGATTGTGGCTGCATATTCCAATCAGAAAGCAGAAGCAACCTATCCAGCTTCATTCCCCTTTGTAATGGGAGTAAGATGCCTGGATATGGAAAAACCGGTACAAGTGCTTCAATATGATGAAAAGAAAAATGATGTAATTTTTTCTTGTGGGCTTTTCTTTTTATATCACTTAGGAATACCGGTTCTACATCCAGGAAATAGCCTTGCCTGTGCTGTGGTAACAGGCTATTTGAGTAACTATGAGAAACAGTATCAACAGGCAATTTTACAGTTTACTCTCAACACTTTGAATCACTATTATCCATATCAAACATTGAAGCAGAAACAATGTTATTTTCTAACGAACCGTATAGAAGAACCTTTAGAGCAGCGTTTCATACGGGAAGTTACGAGAACAGAGAGATGTGATACTTTTGAAAGTGGAATGGAAAAATTGAGAAATAAAAAAACAGCAGAGCAGTATCCGGTGCTATTTATTGATCACAACAATTATCAGGAAATATGTGAGTATAAAGAGAGAATCAGGATATATGCCATGGAACATCCGAAGACAGAAATTGTTTTGCGATATCCCTTATTTAATATGGTGGAAAGATTGGATTTCCAGAAGAAAACAAATAGAAATTTGAACCAATTTACAGTTTAG